A window of the Mesorhizobium opportunistum WSM2075 genome harbors these coding sequences:
- a CDS encoding sulfate ABC transporter substrate-binding protein, with product MKRFFLGVATVAGLFLASSQAWSADKLLNASYDVGRELFAQVNKAFVEKHPGVAIDQSHAGTSAQARAIAEGLGADVVTFNQVTDVDFLVKKNLVSADWQKDFPDNASPFYSLPSFLVRAGNPKHIKDWNDLVRDDVQVIFPNPKTSGNARYTYLAATAYAKEAFKGDDAKVKQFIAKLFNNVPIFDTGGRAATTTFVQREIGDVLITFESETRGIRKEYGDDKFEQVTPSVSLLAEFPVAIVDKVADEHGTRDLAKTYLDFLYTPEGQDIAARNGLRTRDAAVTAKYKADFPEIRLLTVEDVFGGWDKIQKEHFAAGGLLDQAYGSR from the coding sequence ATGAAGCGATTTTTCCTTGGCGTTGCCACCGTCGCCGGCCTGTTCCTCGCATCCTCCCAAGCGTGGTCGGCCGACAAGCTGCTCAACGCCTCCTATGATGTTGGCCGCGAACTGTTCGCCCAGGTCAACAAGGCCTTCGTCGAGAAACATCCGGGCGTCGCCATCGACCAGTCGCATGCCGGCACCTCGGCGCAGGCGCGCGCCATCGCCGAAGGCCTCGGCGCCGATGTCGTCACCTTCAATCAGGTCACCGACGTCGATTTCCTGGTCAAGAAGAACCTTGTCTCGGCCGACTGGCAGAAAGACTTTCCCGACAACGCCTCGCCCTTCTATTCGCTGCCTTCGTTTCTCGTCCGCGCGGGCAACCCCAAGCACATCAAGGACTGGAACGATCTGGTGCGCGACGACGTGCAGGTGATCTTCCCCAACCCGAAGACGTCGGGCAATGCGCGCTACACCTATCTGGCGGCAACCGCCTACGCCAAGGAAGCCTTCAAGGGCGACGACGCCAAGGTGAAGCAGTTCATCGCCAAGCTGTTCAACAACGTGCCGATCTTCGACACTGGCGGCCGCGCCGCGACCACCACCTTCGTGCAGCGCGAGATCGGCGACGTGCTGATCACCTTCGAGTCCGAAACGCGCGGCATCCGCAAGGAGTATGGCGACGACAAGTTCGAGCAGGTCACGCCTTCGGTCAGCCTGCTTGCCGAATTCCCGGTTGCGATTGTCGACAAGGTCGCCGACGAGCACGGCACGCGCGATCTGGCCAAGACCTATCTCGACTTCCTCTACACGCCTGAAGGCCAGGATATCGCCGCCCGCAACGGCCTGCGGACCCGCGATGCGGCCGTGACCGCGAAATACAAGGCCGATTTCCCCGAGATCCGCCTACTGACAGTGGAAGACGTGTTCGGCGGCTGGGACAAGATCCAGAAAGAACACTTCGCCGCCGGCGGTCTGCTCGACCAGGCCTATGGCAGCCGCTGA
- a CDS encoding antitoxin codes for MRGEACEAIHGIAVRKYIVRNAFHWNSVPVSPLLPSVFTFLHCSVGQHLQMAYKEAIMPQHRHSTTPPKEAKLSRHNRGQAVRIPVEFGLPGGKVLVSREGNRLVKAGLTALLAQWAKEPPLGPEDDFPAINDPPVRNSA; via the coding sequence GTGCGCGGCGAGGCATGCGAGGCGATCCATGGCATTGCTGTGCGAAAATACATCGTCAGAAACGCCTTTCATTGGAATTCTGTTCCAGTCAGCCCCCTCTTGCCTTCGGTTTTTACCTTCTTGCATTGCAGCGTCGGGCAGCATTTACAAATGGCATACAAGGAGGCAATCATGCCCCAGCATCGTCATTCAACAACGCCACCGAAGGAGGCGAAACTGTCCCGCCACAACCGCGGCCAGGCGGTGCGCATTCCTGTCGAGTTCGGGCTGCCCGGCGGTAAGGTTCTGGTCAGTCGCGAAGGCAACCGCCTTGTCAAAGCCGGGCTTACCGCGCTGCTCGCCCAATGGGCGAAAGAGCCACCGCTCGGCCCTGAAGACGACTTTCCCGCGATTAACGATCCGCCTGTGCGCAATAGCGCCTGA
- a CDS encoding sulfate/molybdate ABC transporter ATP-binding protein, translated as MEVRVANVRKEFERFPALHDVSLDIKSGELIALLGPSGSGKTTLLRLIAGLERPTRGKIFFGDEDASQRSIQERNVGFVFQHYALFRHMTVADNIGFGLKVRHGPSRPPAQEIRRRASELLDLVQLSGLEKRYPAQLSGGQRQRVALARAMAIEPKVLLLDEPFGALDAQVRRELRRWLREIHDATGHTTVFVTHDQEEALELADRVVVMSQGRIEQVGTADDIYDTPNSPFVYGFIGESSSLPVKVENGEIWLADRPIGLSAPHAPKGDATLYFRPHDVELLDGCSGCIAGTVAASRRVAGTRRVELEIGGERRRVEIELPVDHPAAQKSRVAFRPGRWKLFPTT; from the coding sequence ATGGAAGTTCGCGTTGCCAATGTGCGCAAGGAATTCGAGCGGTTTCCCGCGCTCCACGACGTGTCGCTCGACATCAAGTCGGGCGAGTTGATCGCGTTGCTGGGGCCGTCCGGCTCCGGCAAGACGACGCTGCTCAGGCTGATCGCCGGGCTGGAGCGGCCGACGCGGGGAAAAATCTTCTTCGGCGACGAGGACGCCTCGCAGAGATCGATCCAGGAGCGCAATGTCGGCTTCGTCTTCCAGCACTATGCGCTGTTCCGGCACATGACGGTGGCCGACAATATCGGCTTCGGCCTCAAGGTCCGGCACGGGCCATCACGGCCGCCGGCGCAGGAAATCCGCCGCCGCGCCTCCGAGCTTCTCGACCTCGTCCAGCTCTCGGGCCTGGAAAAGCGCTATCCGGCACAACTCTCCGGCGGCCAGCGCCAGCGCGTGGCGTTGGCACGCGCCATGGCGATCGAGCCCAAGGTGCTCTTGCTCGACGAGCCGTTCGGCGCGCTCGATGCGCAGGTGCGGCGTGAATTGCGCCGCTGGCTGCGCGAAATCCATGATGCCACCGGCCACACCACCGTCTTCGTCACCCACGACCAGGAAGAGGCGCTGGAGCTTGCCGACCGCGTCGTGGTGATGAGCCAGGGCCGCATCGAGCAGGTCGGCACCGCCGACGACATCTACGACACGCCGAACTCGCCCTTCGTCTACGGCTTCATCGGCGAATCGAGCTCGCTCCCCGTCAAGGTCGAGAACGGCGAGATCTGGCTCGCCGACCGTCCGATCGGGCTGTCGGCGCCGCACGCGCCAAAAGGCGATGCGACGCTCTATTTCCGCCCGCACGATGTCGAACTGCTGGACGGCTGCAGCGGCTGCATCGCCGGCACGGTGGCCGCCAGCCGCCGTGTCGCCGGCACGCGGCGCGTCGAGCTCGAGATCGGCGGCGAACGCCGGCGGGTCGAGATCGAACTGCCGGTCGATCACCCGGCGGCGCAGAAGAGCCGGGTGGCTTTCCGCCCGGGACGTTGGAAACTGTTTCCGACTACCTGA
- the cysW gene encoding sulfate ABC transporter permease subunit CysW — MADPEIKSWEPYHESRSAAVTESRPAQAVLMAIAFAFLGVFLLLPLIIVFHEALAKGVGAYTQALGEADARSAIHLTLLVAAISVPLNVVFGISAAWAIAKFEFKGKAFLTTLIDLPFSVSPVISGLVYVLLFGAQGLLGDWLKGHGIQILFAVPGIVLATVFVTFPFVARELIPLMQEQGNGDEEAALSLGANGWQTFWFVTLPNVKWGLLYGVLLCNARAMGEFGAVSVVSGHIRGLTNTMPLHVEILYNEYNAVGAFAVASLLAGLALVTLVLKTLLEMRYGAELAATRGH, encoded by the coding sequence ATGGCTGATCCCGAAATCAAATCCTGGGAACCCTACCATGAGAGCCGCTCGGCGGCGGTGACCGAAAGCCGTCCGGCGCAGGCCGTGCTGATGGCGATCGCCTTTGCCTTCCTCGGCGTCTTCCTGCTCTTGCCGCTGATCATCGTCTTCCATGAGGCGCTGGCGAAAGGCGTCGGTGCCTATACGCAGGCCCTGGGCGAAGCGGATGCGCGCTCGGCCATCCACCTGACATTGCTCGTCGCCGCGATCTCGGTGCCGCTCAATGTCGTCTTCGGCATCTCCGCCGCCTGGGCCATCGCCAAGTTCGAATTCAAGGGCAAGGCGTTCTTGACCACGCTGATCGACCTGCCCTTCTCGGTCTCGCCGGTGATCTCGGGCCTGGTCTATGTGCTTTTGTTCGGCGCGCAAGGATTGCTCGGCGATTGGCTGAAGGGACATGGCATCCAGATCCTGTTCGCCGTGCCGGGCATTGTGCTGGCCACCGTCTTCGTCACCTTCCCGTTCGTCGCCCGCGAGCTGATCCCGCTGATGCAGGAACAGGGCAATGGCGATGAGGAGGCGGCGCTTTCGCTCGGCGCCAATGGCTGGCAGACCTTCTGGTTCGTCACCTTGCCCAACGTCAAATGGGGGCTGCTCTACGGCGTGCTGTTGTGCAATGCGCGCGCCATGGGTGAATTCGGCGCGGTGTCGGTGGTGTCGGGCCATATACGCGGCCTGACCAACACCATGCCGCTGCATGTCGAAATCCTCTACAACGAGTACAACGCCGTCGGCGCCTTCGCCGTCGCCTCGTTGCTGGCCGGGCTGGCGCTGGTCACACTGGTCTTGAAAACACTGCTCGAGATGCGCTACGGCGCCGAACTCGCCGCGACGCGCGGGCATTAG
- the cysT gene encoding sulfate ABC transporter permease subunit CysT: MTTAPAQAGWRFRQPSVIPGFGLTLGLSLAYLTLIILIPLSGLIWRSAALGWTDFWAIATDRRTINALEISFGTAFVAAIVNVVFGTLVAWVLVRYRFPGRRIVDAMVDLPFALPTAVAGIALTTLYAPNGWIGKLLMPLGLKVAYTPLGIVIALVFIGLPFVVRTVQPIMEEIDKEVEEAAATLGASRFQIITRVLFPGLAPAIITGFSLAFARGVGEYGSVIFIAGNLPYKSEIAPLLIVIRLEEYNYPAATAIAAIMLALSFVMLLVVNLVQTWSRKRYG; encoded by the coding sequence ATGACCACAGCACCCGCGCAGGCGGGGTGGCGGTTCAGGCAGCCGAGTGTCATTCCGGGTTTCGGATTGACGCTCGGCTTGTCGCTTGCCTACCTCACCCTCATCATCCTTATCCCGCTGTCCGGGCTGATCTGGCGCTCGGCCGCGCTTGGCTGGACCGATTTCTGGGCGATCGCCACCGACCGCCGCACCATCAATGCGCTGGAAATCAGCTTCGGCACCGCCTTTGTCGCGGCGATCGTCAATGTCGTGTTCGGCACGCTGGTCGCCTGGGTGCTGGTGCGCTACCGCTTTCCCGGCCGCCGCATCGTCGATGCCATGGTCGACCTGCCCTTCGCGCTGCCGACCGCGGTCGCCGGCATCGCGCTGACCACGCTCTATGCGCCGAATGGCTGGATCGGCAAGCTCCTGATGCCGCTCGGCCTCAAGGTCGCCTACACGCCGCTCGGCATCGTCATCGCCCTGGTCTTCATCGGCCTGCCCTTCGTCGTGCGCACCGTGCAGCCGATCATGGAAGAGATCGACAAGGAGGTCGAGGAAGCCGCCGCCACGCTCGGCGCCAGCCGCTTCCAGATCATCACCCGCGTGCTGTTCCCGGGCCTGGCGCCGGCCATCATCACCGGCTTTTCGCTGGCCTTTGCCCGCGGCGTCGGCGAATACGGCTCGGTCATCTTCATCGCCGGCAATTTGCCCTACAAATCCGAGATCGCGCCGCTTTTGATCGTCATCCGGCTCGAGGAATACAATTATCCGGCGGCGACCGCGATCGCGGCGATCATGCTCGCTCTGTCGTTCGTCATGCTTCTGGTCGTCAATCTGGTGCAGACATGGAGCCGCAAGCGCTATGGCTGA
- a CDS encoding sulfate ABC transporter substrate-binding protein: protein MTKPHFKKLLGVLVAASVQFGTLGFAFADTTILNVSYDPTRELYKAYDEAFVAHWKAETGETVTIQQSHGGSGAQARAVIDGLEADVVTLALEGDINAIVSKSKKINPDWRKKFENNSAPYTSTIIFLVRKGNPKGIHDWNDLVKDGTQVITPNPKTSGGARWNYLAAWAYANANDGGDEAKTKAFVGKLYANAPVLDTGARGSTVTFAQKGIGDVLIGWENDAYLALDEFGADNFEIVYPPTSILAEPPVAIVDANVDAKGTRKVAEAYLGWLYSKEGQTIIAKNHYRPAKPELLAPADLPKTPDIKLISIDDPLFGGWKKAQPYHFGDGGIFDQIYKPAQ, encoded by the coding sequence ATGACCAAACCTCATTTCAAGAAACTGCTCGGCGTACTGGTCGCCGCATCTGTCCAGTTCGGCACGCTCGGTTTCGCGTTTGCCGACACCACCATTCTCAACGTGTCCTACGATCCGACGCGCGAGCTCTACAAGGCCTATGACGAGGCCTTCGTCGCGCACTGGAAGGCCGAGACCGGCGAGACGGTCACCATCCAGCAGTCGCATGGCGGATCGGGCGCCCAGGCGCGCGCCGTGATCGACGGCCTCGAGGCCGATGTGGTGACGCTGGCGCTCGAAGGCGACATCAACGCCATCGTCTCGAAGTCGAAGAAGATCAATCCCGACTGGCGCAAGAAATTCGAAAACAATTCGGCGCCCTACACCTCGACCATCATCTTCCTGGTCCGCAAGGGCAATCCCAAGGGCATCCATGACTGGAACGACCTCGTCAAGGACGGCACCCAGGTGATCACGCCCAACCCCAAGACCTCCGGCGGCGCCCGCTGGAACTATCTGGCGGCCTGGGCTTACGCCAACGCCAACGATGGCGGCGACGAAGCCAAGACCAAGGCATTCGTCGGCAAGCTCTATGCCAATGCCCCGGTGCTCGACACCGGCGCGCGCGGCTCGACCGTGACCTTCGCGCAAAAGGGCATCGGCGACGTGCTGATCGGCTGGGAAAACGACGCCTATCTGGCGCTCGATGAATTCGGCGCCGACAATTTCGAGATCGTCTATCCGCCGACATCGATCCTGGCCGAGCCGCCGGTGGCGATCGTCGACGCCAATGTCGATGCCAAGGGCACGCGCAAGGTCGCCGAAGCCTATCTGGGCTGGCTCTATTCCAAGGAAGGCCAGACCATCATCGCCAAGAACCACTATCGCCCGGCCAAGCCCGAACTGCTGGCGCCGGCGGATCTGCCCAAGACCCCCGATATCAAGCTGATCTCCATCGACGATCCGCTTTTCGGCGGCTGGAAGAAGGCACAGCCTTACCATTTCGGCGACGGTGGTATATTCGACCAGATCTACAAGCCGGCCCAGTGA